One genomic region from Streptomyces sp. NBC_00457 encodes:
- a CDS encoding amidinotransferase, whose product MTATSTTAAPTAEPLASPVNSHNEWDPLEEVVVGRVDGATIPSGHPVVTCNIPGWAARMQGIAAGLRYPRRLIEPAQQELDQFVELLRSLGITVTRPDPVDQRRRFGTPDWSSYGFCTSCPRDSMLVIGDEIIETPMAWPCRYFETHPYRTLLKDYFRRGARWTAAPKPQLTDDLFDPDFRVPRPGEPMRYILTEFEPVFDAADFVRAGRDIFVTRSNVTNRMGIEWLRRHLGPGYRIHEIESRCRTPMHIDTTFLPLAPGKVLVNPEYIDVDHLPDVLKSWDVLIAPEPDPIDERLLKVTSMCGKWLSMNVLVLDGTRVIAERHHTRMLRALESWGFEPVPSDLMHYAPFGGSFHCATLDIRRRGTLESYE is encoded by the coding sequence ATGACCGCAACCTCAACCACTGCTGCGCCCACAGCGGAGCCCCTCGCCTCCCCGGTCAATTCCCACAATGAGTGGGACCCGCTGGAGGAGGTCGTCGTCGGACGTGTCGACGGCGCCACCATCCCCTCCGGCCACCCGGTCGTGACCTGCAACATCCCGGGGTGGGCGGCACGGATGCAGGGGATCGCCGCCGGCCTGCGGTATCCGCGAAGGTTGATCGAGCCGGCCCAGCAGGAACTCGATCAGTTCGTCGAGCTGCTGCGCTCCCTCGGCATCACGGTCACCCGCCCCGACCCGGTCGACCAGCGGCGGCGCTTCGGCACCCCCGACTGGTCGTCGTACGGCTTCTGCACCAGCTGCCCGCGCGACAGCATGCTCGTGATCGGCGACGAGATCATCGAGACGCCAATGGCCTGGCCGTGCCGGTATTTCGAGACCCACCCCTACCGCACGCTCCTGAAGGACTACTTCCGGCGCGGCGCGCGCTGGACGGCGGCCCCGAAGCCGCAGCTCACCGACGACCTCTTCGACCCGGACTTCCGCGTCCCGAGGCCCGGCGAGCCGATGCGCTACATCCTCACCGAGTTTGAACCGGTCTTCGACGCGGCCGACTTCGTACGCGCGGGACGGGACATCTTCGTCACCCGGAGCAACGTCACCAACCGCATGGGCATCGAGTGGCTGCGCCGCCATCTCGGCCCCGGCTACCGCATCCACGAGATCGAGAGCCGCTGCCGCACGCCGATGCACATCGACACGACCTTCCTCCCGCTGGCGCCGGGAAAGGTCCTGGTCAACCCCGAGTACATCGACGTGGACCACCTCCCCGACGTCCTGAAGTCCTGGGACGTCCTCATCGCCCCCGAGCCGGACCCGATCGACGAGCGCCTGCTCAAGGTCACCTCGATGTGCGGCAAGTGGCTCAGCATGAACGTCCTCGTGCTCGACGGCACCCGCGTGATCGCGGAACGCCACCACACCAGGATGCTGCGCGCCCTCGAATCCTGGGGCTTCGAGCCGGTCCCGTCCGACCTGATGCACTACGCCCCGTTCGGCGGCTCGTTCCACTGCGCCACCCTCGACATCCGCCGCCGCGGCACGCTGGAGTCCTACGAGTGA
- a CDS encoding transglycosylase SLT domain-containing protein: protein MSVSRIARRIASPKKALTTAAVAAAATGLVLTAAPAHAAPASSAAQAKAIAKQMIPSTAQYNAFSKIVEHESGWDVDAMNASSGAYGLVQALPGSKMASAGSDWKTNAKTQIEWGLDYMNDRYGSPVGAWNFWQANGWY, encoded by the coding sequence GTGTCTGTCTCCCGCATCGCTCGCCGCATCGCGTCCCCGAAGAAGGCCCTCACGACCGCCGCCGTGGCCGCTGCCGCCACCGGCCTGGTCCTGACCGCGGCCCCGGCGCACGCGGCGCCCGCTTCCTCCGCCGCCCAGGCGAAGGCGATCGCGAAGCAGATGATCCCGAGCACCGCTCAGTACAACGCCTTCAGCAAGATCGTCGAGCACGAGAGCGGCTGGGACGTCGACGCGATGAACGCCTCCTCCGGCGCCTACGGCCTGGTCCAGGCCCTGCCGGGCTCGAAGATGGCCTCGGCCGGCTCCGATTGGAAGACCAACGCCAAGACCCAGATCGAGTGGGGCCTCGACTACATGAACGACCGCTACGGCAGCCCGGTCGGCGCCTGGAACTTCTGGCAGGCCAACGGCTGGTACTGA
- a CDS encoding ECF transporter S component produces the protein MSARVVPLGPRSLTALALVSAVGVIAFGWPFLAPPTSQVSAHAQDAPWLFAGLLVLLVAVVAATISESGLGPKAVAMLGVLAATGAALRPLGAGTAGLEPMFFLMVLSGRVLGPGFGFVLGSVTMFASALLTGGVGPWMPFQMLAMGWFTMGAGLLPGAGRLRGRSEIVLLAAYGFLAAFAYGTVMNLAGWPFMGALASNIAFDPDAAVPANLARFIAYCVATSLGWDLGRALVTVVLTVTLGPVILRALRRATRRAAFEAPVTFDAPSPSALRAWEVPPG, from the coding sequence ATGAGTGCACGAGTGGTCCCCCTCGGCCCCCGCTCCCTCACCGCCCTCGCCCTCGTCAGCGCGGTGGGAGTGATCGCGTTCGGCTGGCCCTTCCTCGCGCCGCCCACTTCCCAGGTCAGTGCCCACGCCCAGGACGCCCCCTGGCTGTTCGCGGGCCTGCTGGTGCTCCTCGTCGCGGTCGTGGCGGCGACGATCTCCGAGTCGGGGCTCGGCCCGAAGGCGGTGGCGATGCTCGGTGTGCTCGCCGCGACCGGGGCGGCTCTCCGGCCCCTCGGCGCCGGGACGGCGGGCCTCGAGCCGATGTTCTTCCTCATGGTGCTGAGCGGCCGCGTCCTCGGCCCCGGCTTCGGCTTCGTCCTCGGCTCGGTGACCATGTTCGCGTCGGCGCTGCTCACGGGTGGGGTGGGCCCGTGGATGCCGTTCCAGATGCTGGCGATGGGCTGGTTCACGATGGGCGCGGGGCTGCTGCCGGGCGCCGGGCGTCTGCGGGGCCGTAGCGAAATCGTCCTCCTCGCCGCGTACGGATTCCTGGCGGCCTTCGCCTACGGCACGGTGATGAACCTGGCGGGCTGGCCCTTCATGGGTGCGCTCGCCTCGAACATCGCCTTCGACCCGGACGCGGCCGTCCCCGCGAACCTGGCCCGCTTCATCGCGTACTGCGTGGCCACGTCGCTCGGCTGGGACCTGGGCCGTGCGCTCGTCACGGTCGTTCTCACCGTCACGCTCGGCCCGGTGATCCTCAGGGCGCTGCGCCGGGCCACGCGGCGGGCGGCTTTCGAGGCGCCGGTCACATTCGACGCTCCCTCCCCCAGTGCCTTAAGGGCCTGGGAGGTACCCCCAGGGTGA
- a CDS encoding ABC transporter ATP-binding protein: MIRFDDVSVTYDGAAEPTITGVDFEVPEGELVLLVGPSGVGKSTVLGTVSGLVPHFTGGTLHGRVTVAGRDTRTHKPRELADVVGTVGQDPLSHFVTDIVEDELAYGMESLGLPPDVMRRRVEETLDLLGLADLRNRPISTLSGGQQQRVAIGSVLTPHPKVLVLDEPTSALDPAAAEEVLAVLQRLVHDLGTTVLMAEHRLERVVQYADQIALFPSPGTTPILGTPAEVMAVSPVYPPVVSLGRLAGWSPLPLTVRDARRRAADLRQQLEERDSIAPKGRGELRDQPHTTRTRQQPTPPTPVGAPTPHRWFHRKRTPTPQSPHAADVRALSVTRDHTHALHHITLTVTPGETIALMGRNGAGKSTLLNTLVGLVKPTEGTVTTGGDVGLVPQEPRDLLYADTVAGECTAADADASAEPGTCRTLVSELLPGIPDDTHPRDLSEGQRLTLALAVVLTARPHLLLLDEPTRGLDYAAKARLVTLLRDLAAKGHAIILATHDVELAAELAHRVVLLAEGEVIADGPTADVVVSSPSFAPQVTKILAPQRWLTVTQVREALA; encoded by the coding sequence ATGATCCGCTTCGACGATGTCTCCGTGACGTACGACGGAGCGGCCGAACCCACCATCACCGGCGTCGACTTCGAGGTCCCCGAGGGGGAACTGGTCCTGCTCGTCGGCCCGTCAGGCGTCGGCAAGTCGACCGTCCTCGGCACGGTCAGCGGCCTCGTCCCGCACTTCACCGGCGGCACCCTCCACGGCAGGGTCACGGTGGCCGGCCGCGACACCCGCACCCACAAGCCACGCGAACTCGCCGACGTGGTCGGCACGGTGGGCCAGGATCCCCTCTCCCACTTCGTGACGGACATCGTCGAGGACGAACTCGCCTACGGCATGGAGTCGTTGGGCCTGCCCCCGGACGTGATGCGCCGCCGAGTCGAAGAAACCCTGGACCTCCTGGGCCTGGCCGACCTTCGCAACCGCCCGATCTCCACCCTCTCCGGCGGCCAGCAACAACGCGTAGCCATCGGCTCGGTCCTCACCCCCCACCCCAAGGTCCTCGTCCTCGACGAACCGACCTCCGCCCTCGACCCAGCAGCCGCCGAAGAGGTCCTCGCAGTCCTGCAACGCCTGGTCCACGACCTAGGCACCACAGTCCTCATGGCCGAACACCGCCTGGAGCGCGTCGTCCAGTACGCCGACCAGATCGCCCTCTTCCCCTCCCCGGGCACGACCCCGATCCTGGGCACCCCGGCAGAGGTGATGGCCGTGTCGCCGGTGTACCCGCCGGTGGTAAGCCTGGGCCGACTGGCAGGTTGGTCCCCACTCCCCCTGACGGTCCGAGACGCACGCCGACGGGCGGCGGACCTACGGCAACAACTTGAAGAACGGGACAGCATCGCCCCAAAGGGGCGCGGGGAACTGCGCGACCAGCCACACACAACCCGCACCCGCCAACAACCCACACCCCCCACCCCCGTGGGCGCCCCCACCCCCCACCGCTGGTTCCACCGCAAACGCACCCCCACCCCCCAATCCCCTCACGCAGCCGACGTCCGCGCCCTCTCCGTAACCCGCGACCACACCCACGCCCTCCACCACATCACCCTCACCGTCACCCCCGGCGAAACCATCGCCCTCATGGGCCGCAACGGCGCCGGAAAATCCACCCTCCTCAACACCCTGGTCGGCCTCGTAAAACCCACGGAGGGAACCGTCACCACCGGCGGAGACGTCGGCCTGGTCCCCCAGGAACCCCGAGACCTCCTCTACGCCGACACAGTCGCCGGCGAGTGCACAGCCGCAGACGCCGACGCAAGCGCAGAGCCGGGAACCTGCCGCACCCTCGTCTCCGAACTCCTCCCCGGCATCCCGGACGACACGCACCCGCGCGACCTGTCCGAGGGCCAGCGCCTCACGCTCGCGCTGGCGGTCGTCCTCACCGCCCGCCCGCACCTCCTGCTCCTCGACGAGCCGACCCGCGGCCTCGACTACGCGGCGAAGGCCCGCCTGGTCACGCTCCTGCGCGACCTGGCCGCGAAGGGCCACGCGATCATCCTCGCCACCCACGACGTGGAACTCGCCGCCGAACTCGCGCACCGGGTGGTCCTCCTGGCAGAGGGCGAGGTGATCGCCGACGGTCCGACAGCCGACGTCGTCGTGTCGTCCCCCTCCTTCGCCCCGCAGGTCACGAAGATCCTGGCCCCGCAGCGGTGGCTCACGGTCACGCAGGTGAGGGAGGCCCTGGCATGA
- a CDS encoding energy-coupling factor transporter transmembrane component T, whose amino-acid sequence MGAGGTRPAPVSEPTPAQHRPRPRPQLHPGAWWLWSLSLGTAATRTTNPLLLTLLIAASAYVVATCRANTPTARSYTAFVKLALAVIAIRLLFAIVLGSPIPGTHTLVTLPEVPLPDWAQGIRLGGRVTAESLLAALYDGLRLATLLICVGAANALANPSRLLKSLPGALYEMGVAVVVALTFAPNLIADVQRRRAARRLRGRPDKGIRGLATVGLPVLEGALERSVALAAAMDARGYGRTADVPPAVRRTTTALTLGGLLGVCAGTYGLLTAEGGTYGLPVLLAGVAAALAGLHLGGRRSPRTRYRPDPWGAHAWLVTASGAAVAAALTVAASNDPAALHPGLVPLVAPTLPLWPAGAVLLALLPAFLVPTPKERP is encoded by the coding sequence GTGGGCGCAGGCGGCACCCGGCCAGCGCCGGTAAGCGAACCCACCCCCGCCCAGCACCGCCCCCGCCCCCGCCCCCAGCTCCACCCCGGCGCCTGGTGGCTCTGGTCCCTCTCCCTCGGCACCGCCGCCACCCGCACCACCAACCCCCTCCTCCTCACCCTCCTCATCGCCGCATCCGCCTACGTCGTAGCCACCTGCCGCGCCAACACCCCCACCGCCCGCTCCTACACCGCGTTCGTCAAACTCGCCCTCGCCGTCATAGCCATCCGCCTCCTCTTCGCGATCGTCCTCGGCTCCCCCATCCCCGGCACGCACACCCTCGTCACCCTCCCCGAAGTCCCCCTCCCGGACTGGGCACAGGGCATCCGCCTGGGCGGCCGGGTCACCGCCGAATCCCTGCTCGCCGCCCTCTACGACGGCCTACGCCTCGCCACCCTCCTCATCTGCGTAGGCGCGGCGAACGCCCTCGCCAACCCGTCCCGCCTCCTCAAGTCCCTCCCCGGCGCGCTGTACGAGATGGGCGTCGCAGTGGTCGTAGCCCTCACCTTCGCGCCGAACCTCATCGCCGACGTCCAGCGCCGCCGAGCCGCCCGCCGCCTGCGTGGCCGCCCCGACAAGGGCATACGGGGCCTCGCCACCGTCGGACTCCCGGTCCTGGAGGGCGCGTTGGAACGCTCCGTCGCCCTCGCCGCCGCGATGGACGCCCGCGGCTACGGCCGTACCGCCGACGTCCCGCCCGCCGTCCGCCGTACGACCACCGCCCTCACCCTCGGCGGCCTGCTCGGCGTCTGCGCGGGAACGTACGGACTACTCACCGCCGAAGGCGGCACGTACGGACTCCCGGTGCTGCTCGCCGGAGTCGCCGCGGCCCTCGCCGGACTCCACCTCGGCGGCCGCCGCTCCCCGCGCACCCGCTACCGCCCGGATCCATGGGGCGCGCACGCCTGGCTGGTCACCGCGTCCGGCGCGGCCGTGGCCGCGGCCCTCACCGTCGCCGCGTCCAACGACCCGGCCGCACTCCACCCCGGCCTCGTCCCCCTGGTCGCCCCCACCCTCCCCCTCTGGCCAGCGGGGGCCGTACTCCTCGCCCTGCTCCCCGCTTTCCTGGTCCCCACCCCGAAGGAACGTCCATGA
- a CDS encoding SCO2322 family protein, with protein sequence MRLRRAAALLLTSLVLALGTGQAQAVGYRYWSFWDRDANTWTYATQGPSTAVPSDGDVQGFRFAVSEDSADATKPRSTADFASICANTPPKDGKKRIALVLDFGTTTDAPEGQTPPRPRTACASVSPDATSAEALATVAKPLRYNTNALLCAIAGYPKTGCGEPVTKENDSNDNASKPTETEGKENDGGPSVGLLAGAGVVALLGAAAVWQARRRRNG encoded by the coding sequence GTGAGGCTCCGCCGTGCCGCGGCCCTGCTGCTGACGTCGCTCGTCCTGGCGCTCGGCACCGGGCAGGCGCAAGCCGTCGGCTACCGCTACTGGTCGTTCTGGGACCGGGACGCAAACACGTGGACATACGCCACGCAGGGCCCGTCCACCGCAGTCCCCTCCGACGGCGACGTCCAGGGCTTCCGCTTCGCGGTCAGCGAGGACTCGGCAGACGCGACCAAGCCCCGTAGCACGGCCGACTTCGCCTCGATCTGCGCCAACACCCCACCGAAGGACGGCAAGAAGCGGATCGCCCTGGTCCTCGACTTCGGCACGACGACGGACGCACCCGAGGGACAAACCCCACCGCGGCCCCGTACGGCTTGCGCGTCGGTCTCCCCGGACGCAACCTCCGCCGAGGCCCTCGCCACGGTCGCCAAACCCCTCCGCTACAACACCAACGCCCTCCTCTGCGCCATCGCGGGCTACCCGAAGACGGGGTGCGGGGAGCCGGTGACGAAGGAGAACGACAGCAACGACAACGCCTCGAAGCCGACAGAGACAGAGGGCAAGGAGAACGACGGCGGCCCGTCGGTGGGCCTGCTCGCGGGCGCGGGGGTGGTGGCTCTGCTGGGCGCGGCGGCGGTGTGGCAAGCAAGGCGGCGCAGGAATGGCTAG
- a CDS encoding prenyltransferase/squalene oxidase repeat-containing protein encodes MNVRRSAAVLAALVAIGAATPAVAAPSPSPSAAVPDGLYGSTDPTYDGVWRQSLALIAQIKSDVKPAAKAIDWLLKQQCANGAFAAFRAEPAKACDAKVMVDTNSTAAAAQALSLAGDGDHMDVAMKAAQWLKSVQNKDGGWGYAPGGPSDANSTSVVIGALSAIGQDPETAATDGKSPYDALRELALPCTDGGAFAYQPDKKGKLTANADATAAAVLAMKGMSMESAKTAADTDLACADATRPTPDRAAANGASYLAETVARDGHLKSALAGAKDQPDYGNTADAVVALAVTGGPKTAQKPLTWLEQNSATWAEQNGPAAYAQLILAAHATGADPRDFGGTDLVKQLNATGPAPQTTKQAAAPAEKSDDDSSTNVWWIVGVGLVAGIGIGFLLSGRKKRQQP; translated from the coding sequence ATGAACGTCCGCCGCAGCGCCGCGGTCCTGGCCGCCCTCGTCGCGATCGGCGCGGCCACGCCCGCCGTCGCCGCCCCGTCCCCCTCCCCGTCGGCGGCGGTACCGGACGGGCTGTACGGCAGCACCGACCCGACGTACGACGGTGTCTGGCGCCAGTCGCTGGCCCTGATCGCGCAGATCAAGTCGGACGTGAAGCCCGCGGCCAAGGCCATCGACTGGCTGCTCAAGCAACAGTGTGCGAACGGGGCGTTCGCGGCCTTCCGCGCCGAACCCGCCAAGGCCTGCGACGCCAAGGTCATGGTCGACACCAACAGCACGGCCGCCGCGGCCCAGGCCCTGTCCCTGGCCGGCGACGGCGACCACATGGACGTCGCCATGAAGGCGGCACAGTGGCTGAAGTCCGTGCAGAACAAGGACGGCGGCTGGGGCTACGCCCCCGGCGGACCCAGCGACGCCAACTCGACCTCCGTCGTCATCGGCGCCCTCAGCGCCATCGGCCAGGACCCCGAGACCGCGGCGACCGACGGCAAGTCCCCCTACGACGCCCTCCGCGAACTGGCCCTGCCCTGCACCGACGGCGGCGCCTTCGCCTACCAGCCGGACAAGAAGGGCAAGCTGACTGCCAACGCGGACGCGACGGCCGCGGCCGTGCTCGCCATGAAGGGCATGAGCATGGAGTCGGCGAAGACCGCCGCCGACACGGACCTCGCCTGCGCCGACGCCACCCGGCCCACCCCGGACCGGGCCGCCGCCAACGGCGCGTCCTACCTGGCCGAGACCGTAGCCAGGGACGGCCACCTGAAGTCCGCGCTCGCCGGAGCCAAGGACCAGCCCGACTACGGCAACACCGCGGACGCGGTCGTCGCCCTAGCCGTGACGGGCGGACCGAAGACCGCACAGAAGCCGCTGACCTGGCTCGAGCAGAACTCCGCGACCTGGGCCGAGCAGAACGGCCCCGCCGCCTACGCCCAGCTGATCCTCGCCGCCCACGCCACCGGCGCCGACCCCCGCGACTTCGGCGGCACGGACCTGGTCAAGCAGCTCAACGCGACGGGCCCCGCCCCGCAGACCACCAAGCAGGCCGCCGCGCCCGCCGAGAAGAGCGACGACGACTCCTCCACCAACGTCTGGTGGATCGTCGGCGTCGGCCTCGTCGCCGGTATCGGCATCGGCTTCCTGCTCAGCGGCCGCAAGAAGAGGCAGCAGCCGTGA
- a CDS encoding phosphotransferase, giving the protein MQPPGRLIGSGRDADVYEIDAAWVLRRSRQGWGDQAAEGVVMEHVRAYGYPVPRVRLSDSSRTDLVMERLSGPTMLEAFVAGSLGPQEGGAILARLLRDLHAIPARRSGTARILHLDLHPENVILTADGPRVIDWTNTEEGEPALDWAISSMILAQVAVTDTPLTAPATTLLTNLLTDPSHVTENALTEARRRRAANPTMSRTEVELLGDAEDLIRSLMP; this is encoded by the coding sequence ATGCAGCCACCGGGGAGACTGATCGGCTCCGGCCGGGACGCCGACGTGTACGAGATCGACGCGGCGTGGGTCCTGCGCCGCAGCCGGCAGGGATGGGGGGACCAGGCCGCCGAGGGCGTCGTAATGGAGCATGTGCGCGCGTACGGCTACCCGGTCCCGCGCGTGCGGCTGTCCGACTCCTCACGGACCGACCTGGTGATGGAACGCCTGTCGGGTCCGACGATGCTGGAGGCGTTCGTCGCCGGTTCGCTGGGTCCGCAGGAAGGCGGTGCCATCCTCGCCCGCCTCCTCCGCGACCTGCACGCCATCCCCGCCCGCCGCTCCGGCACGGCCCGCATCCTTCACCTGGACCTGCACCCCGAGAACGTCATCCTCACCGCCGACGGCCCCCGAGTGATCGACTGGACCAACACGGAGGAGGGCGAACCGGCCCTGGACTGGGCCATCTCGTCAATGATCCTCGCCCAGGTGGCCGTCACCGACACCCCCCTCACCGCCCCCGCCACCACCCTCCTCACAAACCTCCTCACCGACCCCTCCCACGTCACCGAGAACGCGTTGACAGAGGCCCGACGACGGCGCGCGGCCAACCCGACGATGAGCCGGACAGAGGTCGAACTCCTCGGCGACGCAGAGGACTTGATCCGGTCTCTCATGCCCTAG
- a CDS encoding nuclear transport factor 2 family protein, translating into MTMDDLLAAERACERLIIDFVHRLDLGEPSSVADLFTEDGRWEWPEGERVIEGRDALREYFGSRPADRLSRRLMTNVLVTVTSPDTATATSYFTTHRIDGHKGGMAPAGPPVQVGHYEDAFRRSAEGTWLLTSRTLFLAFVGPTPRA; encoded by the coding sequence ATGACCATGGATGACCTTCTGGCCGCCGAGCGCGCCTGTGAACGCCTGATCATCGACTTCGTCCACCGCCTCGACCTCGGTGAACCGTCGTCCGTCGCCGACCTGTTCACCGAGGACGGCAGGTGGGAGTGGCCGGAGGGCGAGCGGGTGATCGAGGGGCGGGACGCGTTGCGGGAGTACTTCGGCTCCCGCCCCGCCGACCGGCTGTCCCGGCGCCTGATGACCAACGTCCTGGTGACGGTGACGTCCCCGGACACGGCGACCGCGACCTCGTACTTCACCACCCACCGCATCGACGGCCACAAGGGCGGCATGGCACCGGCGGGTCCCCCGGTCCAGGTCGGCCACTACGAAGACGCCTTCCGCAGGTCCGCCGAAGGCACCTGGCTGCTGACGTCCCGGACCCTCTTCCTCGCCTTCGTCGGGCCGACGCCTAGGGCATGA
- a CDS encoding MBL fold metallo-hydrolase has translation MAQVSDHGGGVRSIQVPIPDNPLGHTLVYVVDTDRGPVLIDTGWDDPTSWDTLADGLAACGTSPAGIHGVVITHHHPDHHGLSAKVLEASGAWIAMHEADTALVRRARSTGPGRWASYMTGKLTAVGAPEEHIAPLRSPRLRSGVPGLSPALPDREIVPGELLDLPGRRLRAIWTPGHTPGHVCLHLEEEHPSQLPGHGRLFSGDHLLPEITPHIGLYEDPEDATVTDPLGDYLDSLERVGRLAPAEVLPAHQHTFTDAPARVRELLTHHEDRLTSLLTLLAEPLTPWQLAVRMEWNRPWDQIPYGSRNIAVSEAEAHLRRLVKLGRAEAVTGTDPVAYVAV, from the coding sequence ATGGCGCAGGTGTCCGATCACGGCGGTGGCGTGCGGTCGATCCAGGTCCCCATCCCCGACAATCCCCTCGGGCACACGCTCGTGTACGTCGTCGACACCGACCGCGGACCGGTCCTGATCGACACCGGCTGGGACGACCCGACGTCCTGGGACACCCTCGCCGACGGGCTCGCGGCCTGCGGGACGTCACCCGCCGGCATTCACGGCGTGGTCATCACGCATCACCATCCCGACCACCACGGCCTGTCCGCCAAGGTCCTCGAGGCGTCCGGTGCGTGGATCGCGATGCACGAGGCGGACACGGCACTCGTACGACGGGCCCGCTCGACCGGCCCCGGGCGCTGGGCCTCGTACATGACCGGCAAACTCACCGCGGTCGGCGCCCCCGAGGAACACATCGCGCCCCTGCGCTCCCCCCGCCTCCGCTCCGGCGTCCCCGGCCTCTCCCCCGCCCTGCCCGACCGCGAGATCGTCCCCGGCGAACTCCTCGACCTCCCCGGCCGCCGCCTGCGCGCGATCTGGACGCCGGGCCACACACCGGGCCATGTCTGCCTGCACCTGGAAGAGGAACACCCCTCCCAACTCCCCGGCCACGGACGCCTGTTCTCAGGCGACCATCTGCTCCCCGAGATCACCCCGCACATCGGCCTGTACGAGGATCCCGAGGACGCCACCGTCACCGACCCCCTCGGTGACTACCTCGACTCCCTCGAACGCGTAGGCCGCCTGGCCCCCGCCGAGGTCCTCCCCGCCCACCAGCACACCTTCACCGACGCACCCGCCCGCGTACGGGAGTTGCTCACCCACCACGAGGACCGCCTCACCAGCCTCCTCACCCTCCTCGCCGAACCCCTCACCCCCTGGCAACTCGCCGTACGCATGGAGTGGAACCGCCCCTGGGACCAAATCCCGTACGGCTCAAGGAACATCGCCGTGTCGGAGGCCGAGGCCCATCTGCGCCGCCTGGTGAAGCTGGGGCGGGCGGAGGCGGTGACGGGGACGGATCCGGTGGCGTATGTGGCCGTGTGA
- a CDS encoding aldehyde dehydrogenase encodes MTELVEHGQLFIGGELTDPLGKDVIEVISPHTEEVIGRVPHASQADVDRAVAVARTAFDEGPWPRMSLDERIAVVTRIKDAIAVRHEEIARVISSENGSPYSWSVLAQALGAMMVWDAAITVARDYVYEETRTGVLGRILVRREPVGVVAAVVPWNVPQFVAAAKLAPALLTGCTVVLKPSPESPLDAYILGEIAKEAGLPEGVLSILPADREVSEYLVGHPGVDKVAFTGSVAAGKRVMEVAARNLTRVTLELGGKSAAVVLPDADVETTVAGIVPAAWMNNGQACVAQSRILLPRSRYDEFAEALAAAAGALVVGDPLDTATQVGPLVAKRQQQRNLDYIRIGQEEGAKILTGGGRPAGLERGWYVEPTLFGDVDNSMRIAREEIFGPVICLLPYGDEDEALKIANDSDYGLSGSVWTADVEHGIEVARQVRTGTYSVNTFSLDMLGPFGGYKNSGLGREFGPEGYGEYLEHKMIHLPAGWEA; translated from the coding sequence ATGACCGAGCTCGTGGAACACGGACAGCTGTTCATCGGCGGGGAGTTGACCGACCCCCTCGGCAAGGACGTCATCGAGGTGATCTCGCCGCATACGGAAGAGGTCATCGGACGCGTCCCGCACGCGTCGCAGGCGGACGTGGACCGGGCCGTCGCCGTCGCGCGCACCGCGTTCGACGAGGGGCCCTGGCCGCGGATGTCGCTGGACGAGCGGATCGCGGTGGTCACCCGGATCAAGGACGCGATCGCCGTACGGCACGAGGAGATCGCCCGCGTGATCTCCTCCGAGAACGGATCGCCGTACTCCTGGAGCGTCCTCGCCCAGGCGCTCGGCGCGATGATGGTCTGGGACGCGGCGATCACGGTCGCGCGGGACTATGTGTACGAGGAGACGCGCACCGGCGTGCTCGGCCGCATCCTCGTGCGCCGCGAGCCCGTCGGGGTCGTCGCGGCCGTCGTCCCCTGGAACGTCCCGCAGTTCGTCGCCGCCGCCAAGCTCGCGCCCGCGCTGCTCACCGGCTGCACGGTCGTGCTCAAGCCGTCGCCCGAGTCGCCGCTGGACGCGTACATCCTCGGCGAGATCGCGAAGGAGGCCGGGCTGCCGGAGGGCGTGCTGTCGATCCTGCCGGCCGACCGCGAGGTCAGCGAGTACCTGGTCGGGCACCCCGGCGTCGACAAGGTCGCCTTCACCGGCTCGGTCGCCGCGGGCAAGCGCGTGATGGAGGTGGCCGCCCGCAACCTCACCCGCGTGACGCTGGAGCTGGGCGGCAAGTCGGCGGCGGTCGTGCTGCCGGACGCGGACGTCGAGACGACGGTCGCCGGGATCGTCCCCGCCGCCTGGATGAACAACGGGCAGGCGTGTGTAGCCCAGAGTCGCATCCTGCTGCCGCGGTCCCGCTACGACGAGTTCGCCGAGGCCCTCGCCGCCGCCGCGGGCGCGCTGGTGGTCGGCGACCCGCTGGACACGGCCACCCAGGTCGGCCCGCTGGTGGCGAAGCGCCAGCAGCAGCGCAACCTCGACTACATCCGCATCGGCCAGGAGGAGGGCGCCAAGATCCTCACCGGCGGCGGACGTCCGGCGGGCCTCGAGCGTGGCTGGTACGTCGAGCCGACGCTCTTCGGCGATGTCGACAACTCGATGCGGATAGCAAGGGAGGAGATCTTCGGGCCCGTGATCTGCCTGCTCCCCTACGGCGACGAGGACGAGGCCCTGAAGATCGCGAACGACTCCGACTACGGGCTGTCCGGCAGCGTCTGGACGGCGGACGTCGAGCACGGCATCGAGGTCGCGCGGCAGGTCCGTACCGGCACGTACTCCGTGAACACCTTCAGCCTCGACATGCTGGGCCCCTTCGGCGGCTACAAGAACAGCGGGCTGGGCCGGGAGTTCGGGCCGGAGGGCTACGGCGAGTACCTCGAACACAAGATGATCCATCTCCCGGCGGGCTGGGAGGCGTAG